Within Paenibacillus sabinae T27, the genomic segment ATGCGGACTGGCAGGCCGATGAACTTCCCGCCCTCGTCGATTATATGTCCGGAAACGGAGACCATCATCCGCATAAGCCGAAGATCGTTAAATATCCGCTGCTGGAGCTGGAGATCCACAGGAAATCAGGAACCTCTTCCCATATCGCCCTGAATGAGGCCACGCTGAAAGGGGTGGACGGCACGGTTGTTCTTCAGATCGACATCAACGACGAGACGTTCGAGATGTTCCGCGGGGACGGAATCTGCATTTCAACGCCCTCGGGAAGCACGGCCTATAACAAAAGCCTCGGAGGCGCGATGATCCACCCTTCCATCGAGGCCCTTCAGATTTCCGAGATCGCGTCAATCAACAACCGGGTGTTCCGCACGATGGGTTCCCCGCTGGTGCTACCCAAGCATCACCACTGCGACATTTTTTCCTGCAGGGAACAGAAGCTCATGCTGACGCTGGATCACATCAACCATCCTATCGACGATCTGATTTCCATGCGGTGCCAGGTGTCGGAGAAGAAGATCAGCTTCGCCCGTTACCGTCCGTTTCCATTCTGGAGCCGGGTACGTTCGGCATTCCTTGTATAAGCAGCCTGCGGAAATCGCACTCACATAGACCTGAAACGAGCCTGTGCGGCAGCCTCCCCGGCTGTTGACGCAGGGCTTCTTTTTGCCTGCAATCTATCAAAACGACCGTGTTATGCCGATAGACATAGAAAGAGACCAAATGGTATAATGAGGCTATTTTACAAGAGGTTACATAAAATGGGGCGGAAAATGGGATATTCCGATCTAAAAGGCAATGAAGCGGCGGGGCCTCAGCAGACCTCTGCATTTACCGGAGAGATCGGGTTGACCGGCCCTGGGACGATTACATAAGCGAAAATGACGGGAAATTCGGATAGACGGCACTTTATTAATCAGCAGCAGCTTTACCGTCTCCAATACAAAGGCAGGCGGACCAAATAATCCGTAAAGGACGTTATAAAATGACATTTAAAAAGTTAACGGCGGCGGCGGCCGGCACCTGTCTGGCCCTGTCGCTGGTTCTATCTCCTGCAGCAATGGCGGCGGATAGCACGCAGGCATCCGGCCAGGCTGCCCCGGATACCGATTTAATCCATGAGGTCATGCAGTATATCGAAGATTACAACCTGACCGGAGCCGATAAGGACGCCCTGATCCGCGCCGCGATCGACGGCATGGTGGAGTCGCTGAACGACCCTTATACCCAGTATTTCAGCAAAGACGAGAGCAAGGAGCTGCAAAGTCAGCTGGCTCTGGATTATGTCGGCATCGGCGTCCAGCTGGTCTACTCGGGCAACGAGCTGTATATCGAGCAGATCATGCCCGGATCGCCTGCCGAAAGCGCCGGACTGAAACGCGGAGACACCATTCTGAAGATCAACGGCGTGAAAATCAGCGAGCTCGAAAGCGACACACTGAGCGGTAAGGCGGGCACCAAGGTGACGCTGCTCATCCAGCGCGGCGGCGTTTCCAAGATCTACTCTGTGAAGCGGGGGGAAATCGAATATCCATCGGTTACCGGCAAAATCATAGGCCCCCAAATCGCCTATATCGAGCTGAACGGCTTCACGGAGGATTCCGATGAAGAATTTGCAGCCGTGCTCCAGAAAATGCGAGCTTCAGGAATGAAGTCCATGGTTCTCGATCTCCGCAACAATGGCGGCGGATATATGGATACGGCTTATAATATCGCTTCCCAGTTTATCGACAAAGGGATTATGATGTACACGGCGGACAACTCGGGCGTTCTTACCCCGGTAACCATCACGAACGGCTCCAAAATCGATGTGCCTGTCATTATCCTGACGAATGAATATACCGCCAGCGCCTCCGAAGCGCTGACCGGAGCGCTGCACGACAATGATCTGGCCACGGTCGTCGGTACCAA encodes:
- a CDS encoding NAD kinase — translated: MRYYVLDRGDQLSIDLSEQFHKLAKERGLQLDAESPEIVVSIGGDGTMLHAFHTFIDRIPELAFVGVHTGHLGFYADWQADELPALVDYMSGNGDHHPHKPKIVKYPLLELEIHRKSGTSSHIALNEATLKGVDGTVVLQIDINDETFEMFRGDGICISTPSGSTAYNKSLGGAMIHPSIEALQISEIASINNRVFRTMGSPLVLPKHHHCDIFSCREQKLMLTLDHINHPIDDLISMRCQVSEKKISFARYRPFPFWSRVRSAFLV
- a CDS encoding S41 family peptidase; this encodes MTFKKLTAAAAGTCLALSLVLSPAAMAADSTQASGQAAPDTDLIHEVMQYIEDYNLTGADKDALIRAAIDGMVESLNDPYTQYFSKDESKELQSQLALDYVGIGVQLVYSGNELYIEQIMPGSPAESAGLKRGDTILKINGVKISELESDTLSGKAGTKVTLLIQRGGVSKIYSVKRGEIEYPSVTGKIIGPQIAYIELNGFTEDSDEEFAAVLQKMRASGMKSMVLDLRNNGGGYMDTAYNIASQFIDKGIMMYTADNSGVLTPVTITNGSKIDVPVIILTNEYTASASEALTGALHDNDLATVVGTKSYGKARIQSLMELSDGGLLKLTTERYLTPDKVDFNHIGLTPDIEVKDDAAQIITALRLAGMKSIEAAGDNHILDVNGSAFSGNVGLVKQGGRVYASSRVLTALVNGTLTWDAKNKKVIVASGSGKTFGFSVSSKEALSRNGETFIALNTFTKKFPAVIWSINQAQNRLTITVKP